The nucleotide window CTGAGCCTCCGAGCCTGCATCGCAGTAACGGCAGTTTACGGTAGTACGGCTTTTCTCCCCTCATAGGTACGTGTTTTGAGCTCCTAGTCATCAACCAACCAAGGTCCGCTGGCTTAATGGCAGAGCGTCTGACTACGAATcaggaggttccaggttcgacccctgggtggatcgatttttttttggagatttttctctttttggcACACGGCCCCCAGGATCCTTGGCATCGTCGGCTATAGATGTCAAGTGGCTGgcctttttccccttttctaCCTATTTTCTTTGCACATGCACTTGAGGGGATGTTTGAAGAGACACGGGCCCCGTTTGCTAGTATACGCTGCCAAACTCATATCTTGCCTCGACATCATGAAGCAATCAATTGCACGCGAGGACCCTGACTTTCTTTACGATCCCTCCTTCAACCGACCATCTATAACAGCCTGGCATCAAATGCACGAGGCGCAGTGGCAAGAGCAAGCTGGGTATTACTTGTGCAATTAAGCTACCCTTAACTATCAACCTTCACAGGACGGCCTGATTGTCGCCCGAAGGGATTACCACTATGACTTATGTACTGTGTCCCATTTTCCATCCCTGTTCCTTCATTCATGAGGTAGCCCATTCCTTCCCATTTTCCTTCCATCATGCATTGACCCGTAACGCCGAACTTGCCAGCAAATaaacaaaggaaaaaaaagaaaacccaaACTAAATGCAAATGCCGAGGGGGTATCCATCCATGCAACCAAGCCAACCACAGATCCCTTGAACAAGAAACAACTCGCTTGCTCGAAAACAATCATCAGTCATGACAACATCTGCTCCCGATTGCGGTGAGCCCCTTGGTGTAGTGGCCTAGTGGCTCAAGCCCACTTGCCAAGCAACGCCATGAGGATACAGCCAGCGAATAGACAAGCCAGCATGAAGAGAATGCGGGTCTTATCGCGAGTGCGCTCAgggttgaagaggaagtCCCTGGCGAGGAGCTCCACGAGGCCGGTGTACAGGAGGATACCAGCCGAGATGGAATCCAACACACCCGAGATGATCGACGCAGTGAAGCCAGCGCTCTCATACGTGGTCGCCACTCCCAGACCAATAGCGAGAGCGATCGGAGTGGTCAAGCCATAGGCGACGCACAGAGCCCAGGGCATCCAGCTGAGGCGCTTTGGAAACGGGATCGAGGACAGACGGGCGCCGATACCTAGACCCTCAAAGGCCTggtggaagacgacgacggggTAGAGGGTGGAAAACTCCTCGCCGACGACGCCGAGGTTGAGGCCGATGATGACCGAGTGAAAAAGGACGCCGAACTCAAGAATGAGGAAAGCTGCGATCTGCTCGCGAAAGATGCGCTCGGAAGCAGGGGACTCGCCGGTGAGGAAGGCGTGCGACTCGATGTCGATGGTGTCCTTACTAGTGTCGTGGCCATGAGAGTCGGTGGTGGGCAAAGCAGCAGTCGGGAGAGCAATGGGGGTCGGGGCATCCTGGTCGCCGGAGTGGAGGAACTGGTGACCGTGATGAGCGTCGTGGCCGGTGGTGGACGG belongs to Neurospora crassa OR74A linkage group IV, whole genome shotgun sequence and includes:
- the tzn-1 gene encoding zinc-regulated transporter 1 gives rise to the protein MSSAEPFNPHSVDLDTVDPKDVVCYLNSSPNDYNGRIGLRISALFVIMATSSLTTLFPVLATRIPRLRIPRYVYLFARYFGAGVIIATAFIHLLDPAYEEIGPASCVGMSKGWDSYSWPPAIAMTAVMLIFLLDFGVEWYVEQNYECDQADVSVEKVITTCPGHSTDGANSSDEGHSSESHDDCHNSPHKPSTTGHDAHHGHQFLHSGDQDAPTPIALPTAALPTTDSHGHDTSKDTIDIESHAFLTGESPASERIFREQIAAFLILEFGVLFHSVIIGLNLGVVGEEFSTLYPVVVFHQAFEGLGIGARLSSIPFPKRLSWMPWALCVAYGLTTPIALAIGLGVATTYESAGFTASIISGVLDSISAGILLYTGLVELLARDFLFNPERTRDKTRILFMLACLFAGCILMALLGKWA